In the genome of Thermoanaerobaculia bacterium, the window GACCGCGAACGAAGAGCTGAAGACGCTGGACCGGCTGAAGACCGACCTCCTCGCCAACGTGAGCCACGAGCTGAGGACGCCGCTCTCGGCGATCCGCGGGTACGTCGAGTTCATGAGCGACGGCAACCTGGGCCCCGTGAGCGCCGAACAGGGGCGTGCCCTCTCGATCTGCCTCCGGAACATCGACCGGCTCAACAAGAACATCAACATGCTGCTCGACTTCTCGCGCATGGAGCTCGGCCGCGTCGCGATCAACCCCGCCCCCTTCCGGCTCGACGTCGTCCTGCGCCAGACGCTCGCTTCCCTCGAAGCCGAGGTGCGAAAGAAGAAGGTCGTGCTCGAGTCGGCGATCGCCGAGCCGCTCCCTGCCGTCGTCGGCGACCGCGACCGGCTCGTCCAGGTCTTCGAGAATCTCGTCGTCAACGCGATCAAGTTCACGCCCCCCGGCGGCCGCATCTGGGTCTCCGCGGAGCCGGACCCGGCGGGCCGCGAGGTCCGGCTCTCGGTCGCCGACAGCGGAATCGGGATCGCCGGACCGGAGCGGGAGCGGATCTTCGCGAAGTTCTACCAGGTCGAAGCGGGCGCGGCCCGTCGCTTCGGCGGCGTCGGACTGGGCCTGGCGATCGTGAAGTCGATTCTCGACGCCCACCGGGTCGAGATCTCGGTGGAGGACCGCGCCGGCGGGGGAACCGTCTTCCGGTTCGCGCTGCCCGTCGCGGCCCCGCGCGCGGCGCAGCCGGCGCTGCCGTCGGGCGAGGCGGTCCGCGATTCCCGGCCGGTCCGGATCCTCGCGATCGACGACGACGCGGATTTCCTCTCGTATCTGGTCGACGCGCTCCGGGGAGAAGGCCGGGAGGTCGTCACCGCGGCGACCGCCGACCAGGGACTCGCGATGGCGCGCTCGGAGCGTCCGGACCTGATCCTCCTCGACGTCTTCCTCCCGGACCGCAACGGGTTCGACGTGCTGCAGGCGCTGAAGGCGGACCCCGCGACCCACGCGATTCCCACGCTCCTCGTCACCGTCGTCAACGAGAAGCCGGAAGGGTTCCGCCTCGGCGCCCGCGACTACCTCATGAAGCCGGTCGAGGGTGCCGTGCTCGTAGAGGCGGTCGAGACCGCCCTCTCGCGCCGCGACCCGGCAGGCGCCACGATCCTCGTCGTCGACGACGAGCCCGACGTGACGTCCTTTCTCTCGACGGTTCTCTCGGCGCGCGGCTACCGGACGATCGAGGCCGCGTCGGGCGCCGAAGCGCTCGCGATCGGCGCCCGGGACCGCCCGGACCTCATTCTCCTGGATGTTATGATGCCCGGAATGACCGGCTGGGAGGTGCTCCGCCGGCTGCGCGAATCCGCCCTCGCCGATGTTCCCGTGATCGTCCTGAGCGCCCGCGAGAGTCCGGAAGACGTCGCCGAAGGCCTGCGGTTCGGAGTCCGAGGCTACCTCGGCAAGACCGCCGGCCTCGATCGCCTCATCGCGGAGATCCGCTCCGCGCTCGGCGGCCCGCCCCCCGCGGAGGCGGCGCCGTGACCGCCGGCCCCCCCTGCATCCTGATCGTCGACGACGAAGACGACGTCCTCGACCTCCTCACCGTCGTCTTCGAGACCGAGGGCTTCCGGACGCTGGTCGCCTCCGACGGGCCGAGCGCGCTCACGCTCGCTTACGACGAGGTGCCCGACGTGATTCTCCTCGACGTCATGATGCCGGAGATGGACGGCTGGCAGGTCCTGCGGGCGCTCAAGGTGGAGGAGCGCACCTCGCGGATCCCCGTCGCGATGATCTCGGCGCGGACGGAAGGGCGGGACAAGATCATCGGGCTCCAGGAAGGCGCGGTCTCCTACGTCGAGAAGCCCTTCTCCCCCGCCGAGGTCGTCGCGGAAGTCCGCTCGATCCTCGGGAGGCAGGCATGAACTCGCCCGCCGATTTCGATCGCGAGGAAGCCGGGCGTCTCCGCGCCGAATGGCTGCAGTACCGCTCCCGCCTCAACGACCCGGAGACCGGACTTCCCACGCTCGCGGGGATCGTCGACGACCTCCGCCGCCAGCTCGAGGGCGGAATGCCTCTCGGCGTCTTCACGCTCTCGCTCTATGCCGAGCGCCAGCTCGAGGAATCGTGGGGATGGCAGGCCTACGACCGGCTGGTCGTCGAGTTCATCCGGACGCTGCGGCTCGACCGCGGCAACGGCGTCGTTCCGGAGGGGCTCCTCTGCGTGCCGGGCGTCCGCGCGGACGAGGTCTTCCTCTTTCTCCCGCTCGAGCCGGAGCGCATCGCCTCGGGTTCCCCCGCGGAATGGCTGGCGGAACGGGCCGAGCGGCTCGACCACTACGTGAAGAAGTTCTTCGCGCAGCGTCTGCCGTCCGCCGACCGGTTCCGGAACTACGTCGGCGCCTCGGTCATCTTCGCCGATCCGAAGGTCCGGGTGGAACGGCTCGTCTATCGCGGCATCCGCGAGGCCCGGAGCGAGGTGGACGACCGCACGGCTCGCGCCGAGCTTCGCGGGTCCGATCTCCTCCGCCGGATCATCGCCGAATCCCGCATCACGCCGGTCTTCCAGCCGATTTTCGAGCTCGCGACGGGACGCGTCTTCGCCTTCGAGGCGCTCTCGTGGGGCCCGCCGGGCAGCGGGTTCGAGACGGGCGAGACGCTCTTCGCCTTCGCGGAGCGCGCCGATCTCCTCCTCCCGCTCGAGCGCGTCTGCCGGCGGCGGATCATGGAAGAGGCCGGCGCGATCACGCCGGAACAGCTCCTCTTCGTCAACCTCTCCCCCGCGGCGGCGACCGACGACGAGTTCCTCGACGGGACGTTCGTCCGGCAGGTCCGCGAGGGAGGATTCGAGCCCTCCCGGGTCGTCGTCGAGATCACCGAGCGGACGTACGCCCTCCACCACGCGCTCTTCACGAAGGTGCTCCAGGAGCTTCGCGGCGAAGGGTTCCTGATCGCCGTCGACGACATGGGAACCGGCTACGCCTCCTTCTCCTCGCTCGCCGAAATCCAGCCCGATTACCTGAAGTTCGACAGCGTCTTCGTCCACGAGATCCAGAACCACCGGATCAAACGCGACCTCCTCGACGCGATGCTGACGTTCGCGAAGAAGACCCACACGCACGTGATCGCCGAGGGGATCGAGACGGAAGAGGAGCTCGACACGCTGATCGAGCTCGGCGTCCCGCTCGGGCAGGGCTTCCATCTCGCACGGCCCACGGCGCTGGCGGAGGCGATGAAGCACGTCAAGACCGCCTGACGGCGGCCGGTCGAGGGAAAGTCCCGGGTCTCGAGTCGAAAGTCGCGGGTCGGAGATGGACCGGCCCCGAATCGTCTGCCTTTTCCGGGATCTGGCCCGTCCGTCGCTGCTCGTCCCCCCTCCCCCTGTCTCGACTGGCCACTCGACGACTCGCGACTCGGGTCCGTCCTCCCGCGACTCCTGTTGACATTCGACAAGAAAACATGAAACCTTTCCTCTTGTCGAACGTCTAGGAGAGTGAGGAACCGAATGGCCAGGAACAAGACCGAGCCGAAGTCCGACCTGCTGCAGGGGACACTCGACCTGCTGATCCTGAGGACGCTCTCCCTCGGAGCGATGCACGGGTGGGGGATCTCCCAGCGCATCCAGCAGATCTCCCGGGACGTGCTGCAGGTGAACCAGGGATCGCTCTATCCGGCCCTCGCGCGGCTCGAGGTCGCGGGCTGGCTCGAGGCTCGGTGGGGGGTTTCCGAAAACAACCGGCAGGCGAAGTTCTACTCGCTCACCCCCTCGGGACAGCGGCGGCTCGCGGTCGAGACGGAGAACTGGGAGAGGCTGTCGGCGGCCGTCGGCCGCGTGCTCCGGCTCGCCGGACAGGAGGGCTCATGAATCCCCGGACGCTGTTTCGCCGGATCGGCCGCGTCGCGCGGCGGGACCAGCTGGACGCCGAGGCCGAGCGGGAGCTCGCGTTCCACGTCGACAT includes:
- a CDS encoding response regulator, coding for MTAGPPCILIVDDEDDVLDLLTVVFETEGFRTLVASDGPSALTLAYDEVPDVILLDVMMPEMDGWQVLRALKVEERTSRIPVAMISARTEGRDKIIGLQEGAVSYVEKPFSPAEVVAEVRSILGRQA
- a CDS encoding PadR family transcriptional regulator, whose amino-acid sequence is MARNKTEPKSDLLQGTLDLLILRTLSLGAMHGWGISQRIQQISRDVLQVNQGSLYPALARLEVAGWLEARWGVSENNRQAKFYSLTPSGQRRLAVETENWERLSAAVGRVLRLAGQEGS
- a CDS encoding response regulator, with translation MSAERRSRPLKRRFELVLLSVTGILLILVAATMIVVRSRDQKQLLEQTALMFAETTNDQICQQYRVYYHSGSYKFREIVRRTMAWNPDVHRLLILSVAGEVLYDSSESTDYNLQTDRPSRRIEDPRLVDATAELNPQVFRARDPRLGDLLMVVSPYIEEWGRHPYSVVYVFTYRSLDAAMRAAALPVAALLSGSLIIMALVARGLGTRVARPIEDLTRRVRSFEEGRHREIAGPSGSLEIQELSETFERMATRLEEHVQKLETANEELKTLDRLKTDLLANVSHELRTPLSAIRGYVEFMSDGNLGPVSAEQGRALSICLRNIDRLNKNINMLLDFSRMELGRVAINPAPFRLDVVLRQTLASLEAEVRKKKVVLESAIAEPLPAVVGDRDRLVQVFENLVVNAIKFTPPGGRIWVSAEPDPAGREVRLSVADSGIGIAGPERERIFAKFYQVEAGAARRFGGVGLGLAIVKSILDAHRVEISVEDRAGGGTVFRFALPVAAPRAAQPALPSGEAVRDSRPVRILAIDDDADFLSYLVDALRGEGREVVTAATADQGLAMARSERPDLILLDVFLPDRNGFDVLQALKADPATHAIPTLLVTVVNEKPEGFRLGARDYLMKPVEGAVLVEAVETALSRRDPAGATILVVDDEPDVTSFLSTVLSARGYRTIEAASGAEALAIGARDRPDLILLDVMMPGMTGWEVLRRLRESALADVPVIVLSARESPEDVAEGLRFGVRGYLGKTAGLDRLIAEIRSALGGPPPAEAAP
- a CDS encoding EAL domain-containing protein, coding for MNSPADFDREEAGRLRAEWLQYRSRLNDPETGLPTLAGIVDDLRRQLEGGMPLGVFTLSLYAERQLEESWGWQAYDRLVVEFIRTLRLDRGNGVVPEGLLCVPGVRADEVFLFLPLEPERIASGSPAEWLAERAERLDHYVKKFFAQRLPSADRFRNYVGASVIFADPKVRVERLVYRGIREARSEVDDRTARAELRGSDLLRRIIAESRITPVFQPIFELATGRVFAFEALSWGPPGSGFETGETLFAFAERADLLLPLERVCRRRIMEEAGAITPEQLLFVNLSPAAATDDEFLDGTFVRQVREGGFEPSRVVVEITERTYALHHALFTKVLQELRGEGFLIAVDDMGTGYASFSSLAEIQPDYLKFDSVFVHEIQNHRIKRDLLDAMLTFAKKTHTHVIAEGIETEEELDTLIELGVPLGQGFHLARPTALAEAMKHVKTA